CAACTGCAGGCTCTGGAGTCCGTACTGTCCCCGGAACGGGCCTATCGGGAGGCCGGGGGTTACAGAACAAATCCATCCATTGAAGCGGTGACTGATATCCTGGTTCAGGTTTATGGTCAGCTGTTTAGCGGGGGGGGGATCAAGTAGAGGAAACTATGAGTGATAGAGAGACTGTGAAAATATTAGTAGTGGATGATATGCCCGAAAATATTCAGATATTGAGCGATATTTTGCGTGCTGACTATACAGTTCTGGCAGCCAAAAGCGGCGAGAAAGCTCTTGATTTTGTGGAGCGTCTTGTACCTGACTTGATTCTTCTGGATATCATGATGCCAGGTATGGACGGTTTCCAGGTCTGTAAAAGACTCAAGGCTGAAAAAAAGTGGGAGAAAATCCCGGTAATTTTTATCACAGCCATGAATGAAATAGAAGATGAAGCCCATGGTTTTGAAGTCGGGGCAGTTGATTATATTACCAAGCCTGTATCACCTCCCATTGTGCAGGCCAGAGTCAGAACACATCTTGCTCTGGCAGATCAGCAAAGAGCATGTGAAGAAACTGTAGAAGAGCAGTTGGCCACTATCAAGCAGGGGCAGAAAGATGCAGTGTTTATGCTTGGACAGGCTGGTCACTATAATGACGATCAAACCGGAGTTCACATCTACATCCTGATAAAAAACAACCTATTCCCTGGGCCTTGTTTCTCTCAGCAGTTCCAAGGCTTCGGTGTATTCGTAGTCATCAATCAACTGCCAGATACTTTCTGACTTTTCACCAAGGCAGGCCTTGAAAACTTTTCTAAATTCCGCAAAATGGTCATTGGCATGGGTGTTGTTTTCAACAAGAAGGCTTTCTAAAATGTCCAGGGCATCTTCAGCGATTTTTTTGTCCCTGGCAGTGCAGGGAATTTTTTCAGTTACAAATTCTGCACTTTCAGATCTGCCTGTAGATACCTTTTGATCAGTATTTTTATCCTGTCCGGCCAGGCTTGTTCCTCTTCCAGGCTGACAATCTACTGCCAGGGAATCACCATGGGCTTCACTCAAGGCATCAATCAGGGCCATGTGCAAATCTTCTGAAGTAACAGGTTTGGTCAGTACAGAAGAAAACTCATTTT
The window above is part of the Desulfonatronovibrio magnus genome. Proteins encoded here:
- a CDS encoding response regulator encodes the protein MSDRETVKILVVDDMPENIQILSDILRADYTVLAAKSGEKALDFVERLVPDLILLDIMMPGMDGFQVCKRLKAEKKWEKIPVIFITAMNEIEDEAHGFEVGAVDYITKPVSPPIVQARVRTHLALADQQRACEETVEEQLATIKQGQKDAVFMLGQAGHYNDDQTGVHIYILIKNNLFPGPCFSQQFQGFGVFVVINQLPDTF